The window ACTTGCCGAGGCGGTCTCCCGCCGCCGCACCTTTGCTATTATTGCGCACCCGGACGCGGGTAAGACCACGCTTACGGAAAAACTGCTGCTGTTCGGCGGAGCGATCCAGCTTGCCGGTGAGGTGAAGGCGAAGAAGGATCGCATCCAGACCCGTTCGGACTGGATGAAGATCGAGCGTGAGCGCGGCATTTCGGTCGTCACGTCGGTCATGACCTTCGAATATAACGACCGCGTTTTCAACATTCTCGATACGCCCGGCCACGAGGATTTCGCCGACGATACCTACCGCACCCTGACGGCGGTGGATGCGGCGATCATGGTCATCGATGCCGCCAAGGGTATCGAGCCGCGCACGCTGAAGCTCTTCGAAGTCTGCCGCATGCGCGACATTCCGATCATCACCTTCATCAACAAGATGGACCGCGAAAGCCGCGATCCCTTCGAGATTCTGGATGAGGTGGAAGAGAAGCTGGCGCTGGATACTGCGCCGATCACCTGGCCGGTCGGGCGGGCGAAGACTTTCTGCGGCGCCTATAATCTCGCTAAAAACACCTTCCGCGGCAACGATACCCAGGTGGACGGGCTGCCGGTAAACGGCCCCCGGGCTGTTGCCGACCGCCTGCCGGAAAATGAACGCCACCTCTTTGTCGAAGAAACCGAACTGGCGCTGGAAGCCTGCCGTCCTTTCGATCGTCAGGCATTTCTCGAAGGTCACATGACGCCGGTTTTCTTCGGTTCGGCGCTGCGCAATTTCGGTGTGCGCGATCTCATCAATGCGCTTGGTGACTTCGCGCCGCCGCCGCGCGATCAGGTGGCGGATACCCGCACCGTCCATGCGGCTGAAGAGAAAATGACGGCCTTTGTCTTCAAGATTCAGGCCAATATGGACCCGAACCATCGTGACCGTATCGCTTTCGCCCGCATCTGCTCGGGCAAGCTGGAGCGCGGCATGAAGGCGCGGCTTGCTCGCACCGGCAAACAGATGGGCCTTACCGCGCCGCAATTCTTCTTCGCCTCGCAGCGCCAGCTGGCCGATACGGCCTTTGCGGGCGACGTGGTCGGCATCCCGAACCATGGCACGCTGCGCATCGGCGATACGCTGACCGAAGGTGAAAACCTCGTCTTCCAGGGCGTACCGAACTTCTCGCCGGAAATCCTGCGGCGTGTACGTCTGGAAGACGCCATGAAGGCCAAGAAGCTGAAGGAAGCCCTGCAGCAGATGGCGGAAGAGGGCGTCGTGCAGCTCTTCTCGCCGGAAGACGGTTCGCCCGCTATCGTCGGCGTTGTCGGCGCGCTGCAGCTCGACGTGTTGAAGGAGCGTCTGATGGGCGAATATGGCCTGCCGGTCTCCTTCGAAATGTCGCGCTTTTCCGTCTGCCGCTGGATTTCTTCCGATCAGCCGGCGGAAATGGACAAGTTCCTCAACGTCAAGCGCGGCGATATCGCCCGCGATCTGGATGGCGATCCGGTGTTTCTGGCGCAGGACGCTTTCTCGCTCCGCTATGAGTCCGAGCGTTTTCCGGCGATCAAGATGGTCGCGATCAAGGAATATCACGTCGCCAAGGCGGCGTGATATCAGCCGGATTGCACTTTGTATGCCAAGGGCCGAGCATTTTCAGGAAAAGTGCGCAGCGGTTTTCCGTCCGGAAATGCGGAAAAACAAAGAGCTAGAGCATTGAAGGTGATTACGTTTTCACCGGAAATGCTCTAGTTTCCCCGTTAAACGGGAAACTGGTCCGGTATCATGACGCTTTCAGGCAAACATATTCTTCTCATCATCTCCGGCGGCATCGCGGCCTATAAGAGCCTTGATCTCATCCGCCGCCTGAAAGAGCGCGGCGCGAAGGTGACGCCTGTGATGACGAAGGGCGCCCAGGAATTCGTCACGCCGCTTGCCGTCGGCGCACTGTCCGCCACCCACGTTTTCACCGAGCTTTTTTCCAGACAGGACGAGCAGGATGTCGGGCATATCCGGCTTGCGCGCGACTGTGACCTCGTGCTGGTCGCGCCCGCCACTGCCGACCTGATGGCAAAGATGGCGCATGGGCTGGCTGACGATCTTGCCTCCACGATCCTTCTGGCGACCGATCGCAAGGTGCTGGTCGCACCTGCAATGAACCCGAAAATGTGGTCCGCCAGGCCGACAGCGCGCAATGTCGAAATGCTGAAAAAAGACGGCGTGTCTTTCATCGGCCCCATGGCGGGCGAGATGGCGGAAAAGGGTGAGGCGGGTCTTGGCCGCATGGCGGAGCCGTTGCAGATTGTCGAAGCCGTGGCGGCGCTGCTCGACGCTGGGCCGAAGCCTCTGAAGGGCAGGACGGCCATCGTCACCTCCGGCCCCACCCATGAGCCGATCGATCCGGTCCGTTACATCGCCAATCGCTCCTCCGGCAAGCAGGGCCATGCCATCGCAGCGGCGCTGGCGGAACTGGGAGCCGAGGTCACGCTGGTCTCCGGTCCGGTCACTATTGCCGATCCGGCGGGCGTTGCGACAATCCACGTTGAGCGCGCCGAGGAGATGCGCGATGCGGTGATTTCGAGACTGCCGGCGGATATTGCCGTCATGGTCGCGGCCGTCGCCGACTGGCGGGTGGCAGGCGCGTCGGAACAGAAGATCAAGAAGCAGCCGGGCGATGCCCCGCCTGCGCTGCAACTGACGGAGAATCCCGATATTCTCAAAACCGTTGGCCACCATGAAAAGCGCCCGAAACTGGTGGTGGGTTTCGCCGCCGAAACGCAGGATGTCGAAAAGAATGGTCGGGCCAAGCTGGAACGTAAGGGTGCAGATTATATCGTCGCCAATGATGTGTCCGCCGAAACCGGCATCATGGGAGGGGACCGCAACAGCGTGAAGATCATTTCGGCTGACGGTGTCGAGGCTTGGCCGGATCTGGACAAGGCAGACGTCGCAAAACGCCTGGCAGCCCTTATCGCGGAGAAACTGGCATGAGCCTGTTCGATCAAAAGACCTTCGACCGGTTGCTCGGCGAATGGCCGGGCGTGCGTTTTGTCGATCAGTGGGATTCCCATGTCGCCAAGGTCGGAGACAAGGTCTTTGCGGTGCTGGGAGAGCGAGTGGATTGGCGGCTTGTGGTGAAATGTTCGGAGGAAAGCTTCGAAATCCTCACCTCACTGGAAGGCATCGGTCAGGCGCCCTATTTCGCCAAACGCAAATGGGTGTCGATTGCCGACCATTCGCCGCTGGAGCAGGAAGAGCTGGAGCATTATGTGCGCCGCTCCTATGAGCTTGTCGCAGCCGGCCTGACGAAGAAGCTGCGGGGCGAACTGGGCATAGTGATCGACACTGCGCCCACGATATAGTTTCTCGTTTCAGTTGACCTTCTTGTCTTTGCCGATGATCTGGCGGACGCCTTCCTTGGTGAAGGGTTGCAAAAGCTGAGGCACAAATCCCTTCGCGATCTCACCCTTGATGCCGATATCGGTGGAAGAGGGCCGATCCGGATTGTGGTAGGAGCCGAAGATCACATCGAAGATGACGAGATTTTCGCCGTAATTGGTGTTTCCTTCCGGAAGCTGCTTTGAATGGTGCCACCGGTGCAGCCGCGGCGTGCTGAACACGTAGTCGAGCAGGCCGGTTTTCATGTCGACATTGCAGTGGGTCAGAATGCCGATGAAGGCGGTAACGGCCCCAAGCCACCAGAAAACCTGCAAAGGCGCGCCCATGAAATAAAGCGGTATCTGGCTGAGCGCGATCTTGAAAAGCGAGTCCGCCACATGAAAGCGGCCCGTATTGACCACCCACAGCCGCACAACGCTGTGGTGCAGGGCATGGAAACGCCAGAAGAACACGGTTTCATGCGCGATGCGGTGGGCCCAGTAGAGACCGAATTCGGCGATGGTGACCGCAAGTGCGACCTGAACCACCATCGGCAGATCGGAAGGCCACATGTCGAACCGCATGGCTGCAAGCGGTTGCAGCACATTGGCGGTGACCATTGGAAAGATCGCCCCCGCAACGGCGGCAAGCTGGACAAGACCCTTGGTCAAAAGTGTGTGGCCAATGCTGGTTGCGGTTTCACCGTCACCCTCAAGCCATTCGACCTCATAGGGAATATAGCGTTCAAGAAGAAACAGAGCCATCACCGCACAGGCATAGACGGCGAGGAACCCCATTATCGGGTGGCTGCTCGTGAAGGCGACATAGGAGCCGGCAAGGCCGGAGAAAAACACCATCGGCCACGAAGCGTAGGTAAGGGCCTGTTTTATTGCCTGAGTTTTTGCCATGAATCTCAATTCCCGTCCGGCAATCATCTAACATCCAACCAGCGGCGCAGCTCCTCGCAGGATCGCGGTTGCCCGTCGCTGAAGCGCCCGTCCCGGCAGGGATCGGTTCGCATTGGC is drawn from Agrobacterium tumefaciens and contains these coding sequences:
- a CDS encoding peptide chain release factor 3, with the translated sequence MAETLAEAVSRRRTFAIIAHPDAGKTTLTEKLLLFGGAIQLAGEVKAKKDRIQTRSDWMKIERERGISVVTSVMTFEYNDRVFNILDTPGHEDFADDTYRTLTAVDAAIMVIDAAKGIEPRTLKLFEVCRMRDIPIITFINKMDRESRDPFEILDEVEEKLALDTAPITWPVGRAKTFCGAYNLAKNTFRGNDTQVDGLPVNGPRAVADRLPENERHLFVEETELALEACRPFDRQAFLEGHMTPVFFGSALRNFGVRDLINALGDFAPPPRDQVADTRTVHAAEEKMTAFVFKIQANMDPNHRDRIAFARICSGKLERGMKARLARTGKQMGLTAPQFFFASQRQLADTAFAGDVVGIPNHGTLRIGDTLTEGENLVFQGVPNFSPEILRRVRLEDAMKAKKLKEALQQMAEEGVVQLFSPEDGSPAIVGVVGALQLDVLKERLMGEYGLPVSFEMSRFSVCRWISSDQPAEMDKFLNVKRGDIARDLDGDPVFLAQDAFSLRYESERFPAIKMVAIKEYHVAKAA
- the coaBC gene encoding bifunctional phosphopantothenoylcysteine decarboxylase/phosphopantothenate--cysteine ligase CoaBC, whose protein sequence is MTLSGKHILLIISGGIAAYKSLDLIRRLKERGAKVTPVMTKGAQEFVTPLAVGALSATHVFTELFSRQDEQDVGHIRLARDCDLVLVAPATADLMAKMAHGLADDLASTILLATDRKVLVAPAMNPKMWSARPTARNVEMLKKDGVSFIGPMAGEMAEKGEAGLGRMAEPLQIVEAVAALLDAGPKPLKGRTAIVTSGPTHEPIDPVRYIANRSSGKQGHAIAAALAELGAEVTLVSGPVTIADPAGVATIHVERAEEMRDAVISRLPADIAVMVAAVADWRVAGASEQKIKKQPGDAPPALQLTENPDILKTVGHHEKRPKLVVGFAAETQDVEKNGRAKLERKGADYIVANDVSAETGIMGGDRNSVKIISADGVEAWPDLDKADVAKRLAALIAEKLA
- a CDS encoding MmcQ/YjbR family DNA-binding protein; the protein is MSLFDQKTFDRLLGEWPGVRFVDQWDSHVAKVGDKVFAVLGERVDWRLVVKCSEESFEILTSLEGIGQAPYFAKRKWVSIADHSPLEQEELEHYVRRSYELVAAGLTKKLRGELGIVIDTAPTI
- a CDS encoding sterol desaturase family protein translates to MAKTQAIKQALTYASWPMVFFSGLAGSYVAFTSSHPIMGFLAVYACAVMALFLLERYIPYEVEWLEGDGETATSIGHTLLTKGLVQLAAVAGAIFPMVTANVLQPLAAMRFDMWPSDLPMVVQVALAVTIAEFGLYWAHRIAHETVFFWRFHALHHSVVRLWVVNTGRFHVADSLFKIALSQIPLYFMGAPLQVFWWLGAVTAFIGILTHCNVDMKTGLLDYVFSTPRLHRWHHSKQLPEGNTNYGENLVIFDVIFGSYHNPDRPSSTDIGIKGEIAKGFVPQLLQPFTKEGVRQIIGKDKKVN